The Candidatus Methanoperedens sp. DNA window CCGCTTGCAAGGGCTGTTGCAGGCGCATTAGCTATCGCAATTGCTCGTTTCAAGAGACTTTTTAATTTCTTCTGGATAAATGAATTTAAGTAAGATAATTCACCACAGTGGACGCTGAGCAGAGAGTTGTATATTTCTCTGTGTCCTCTGTGCTCTCTGTGGTTTATCAAACCAAACGATAATAAAAAGTATTGGTTTATCCAAAATCAACATTTCATTAATGGTATAGCAATTGCTCGTTTTCTATTGCGTTACCTTTATGTAATATGAAACTACTTGAGGAGGAAGTCTGAATCATCTTTTTATGGTTCAACAATAACCGTAGCAAGCATCGCTTGCGGCGTATGGTTTAAACCGAACGCAGTAAACCTTTAAGAAAGGTACCAAAACTTTGGTTTTGCGTGAGTCGGACCAGCAATGGTCTTACGGAGGAACAGAATGAAACACAATTACAAAACAAATACACAACTATTAAACCTGATATCAGGTCTTAAAACACAATCCAGGGAAAAAGAAGTACCACTATGGCGGGATATTGCATTGAGGCTTGAGTGCCCAACTCGGAACTATTCTGAAGTCAATCTCAGCAGGATCAACAGGTACACAAAAGAAAAAGATGTGGTACTTATTCCAGGAAAAGTCCTTGGGGCAGGCGAACTGGATCACAAGCTAACAGTAGCGGCTGTGAGCTTCAGCGCAAGTGCAAAAAACAAGATAACAGCAGCAGGAGGTTCCTGCCTCACTATCGATGAGCTTATGAACAGGAATCCGGAAGGCTCCAGAGTAAGGCTAATAGGGTGAAAACATGACAGTAATAGATGCAAATAATCTTATTCTGGGAAGAATGGCAAGTACAGTCGCGCAGCGATTGTTAAATGGTGAAGAAATTAATATCATCAATGCAGAAAAAACAATCATTTCCGGCAGAAAAGATACTACATTTGACCGTTACAAACGGTACGTTGATAGAGGTTCACGCGAGTTCGGCCCTCGTTTCCCGAGGCGTCCTGATCAGATAGTATCAAGGACTATCCGCGGTATGATTCCCCATACAAAGATGACCGGAAGGGAAGCATATAATAGGTTAAAGGTTTATATTGGAGTCCCGCCTGAATTGAGCAAAGAGCAAGTCAATACAATAGAGGCTGCAAGTATCATGCGCCTCAGCACCAGTAATTACACTGTGCTCGGTGAGTTGAGCAAGAAACTTGGGTCAAAATTTTAGGTGTTATACATGAAGATCGTTAATTCATCAGGAAAAAGAAAAACCGCAATCGCCCGTGCAACCATACGGGAAGGAAAAGGGCGTATAAGGGTAAACAAGAAACCCCTGGAAATCGTAGAGCCTGAACTGGTCAGGCTGAAGATGTCAGAGCCGCTTGAATTCGCAGGCAGCGTTATTCCTACCGTGGATATCGACGTCAATGTACATGGAGGCGGTATCTTCGGGCAGGCTGGCGCTGTGCGCACAGCAATTGCAAGGGGGCTTGTGGAATGGGCAAACGATACAGCGCTAAGAGATGCGATGGCGCAGTACGACAGAAGCCTGCTCGTAAACGACACCCGCTATAAACTGCCCAAGAAATTCGGAGGCAGAGGCGCCAGAAAGAGAAGACAGAAATCATACAGGTGAAACATGATACCGGTGCGATGCTTTACATGCGGGAAAGTTATTTCCAGCGTATGGGATGAATACAAAAAACGAACAGAAACTGAAGACCCGGGTAAAGTACTCGATGATCTCGGAATCGAACGATACTGCTGCAGGCGGATGCTGCTAACGCACGTTGAGCTGGTAGACCTGCTTGCACCGTACCAGTGAGGAGGGGTTGTAGGGTAGCCTGGTCCATCCTATGGCGTTCGGGACGCCGTGACCTGAGTTCAAATCTCAGCAACCCCATTCAGGGCATGGCAAACGGAAAAGAACATGAACCACTCTCAGAGGGACTCTGGGAAAAAATAGTAAAAATTGCATTTATTAAGATTTCAGGAATTTGTTTTTGAGGTGACGCAGGTGAGTGAAGCTAAGTTAACGCGATATGAGCGCGCCAGGGTTATCGGTGCTAGGGCACTTCAGATTTCTCTGGGAGCCCCGGTATTGATCGATGTTGATAGGAAAGAACCAATAGACATTGCATTGATGGAATTGGAAATGGGAGTAATCCCCATTACAGTGAAAAGAACAATAAAAGGAAAACAATCACATAAGGTGTGAATAAAATGGAAGATGTAATTGATATTAAACAGGATGTAAAACAGGATACTGGTTATGAATCAATTATTCCCCAGGACGAGTATCTAACAGCGGGAATTCATATTGGTACGCAGCAGAAGACAAAAGAAATGATGCGCTTCGTGTATCGTGTGAGGACTGACGGCTTGTATGTCCTCGACATACAGGCAACCGACCAGCGAATACGGCTTGCGGCAAAATTGCTTGCAAAATACGACCCGCAAAAGATACTGGTGGTATCAGCAAGGCAATACGGTCATTATCCTTCCGAGATGTTTGCGAAAGTAATTGGCGCAAGGGCAGCAACTGGCAGGTTCATACCAGGCACCATGACAAATCCGAAGCTGCATATTTTCATCGAACCTGATATTCTTGTGGTGACGGACCCTGCGGGGGATATGCAGGCTGTAAATGAGGCGGTAAATGTCGGGATACCTGTTATTGGTCTTTGCGATACCAATAATTCAACATCCAATGTGGACTTTGTGATTCCAACAAATAATAAGGGAAGAAAAGCCTTGGCATTGATATACTGGCTGCTTGCAAAGAAAACGCTTGAGGAAAGGGGCGACACTATAACTTATACAGTAGCTGATTTTGAAGCAGAGATATGAGAGCACCTGCGGTTTCGGGGCA harbors:
- a CDS encoding 50S ribosomal protein L18e; protein product: MKHNYKTNTQLLNLISGLKTQSREKEVPLWRDIALRLECPTRNYSEVNLSRINRYTKEKDVVLIPGKVLGAGELDHKLTVAAVSFSASAKNKITAAGGSCLTIDELMNRNPEGSRVRLIG
- a CDS encoding 50S ribosomal protein L13 translates to MTVIDANNLILGRMASTVAQRLLNGEEINIINAEKTIISGRKDTTFDRYKRYVDRGSREFGPRFPRRPDQIVSRTIRGMIPHTKMTGREAYNRLKVYIGVPPELSKEQVNTIEAASIMRLSTSNYTVLGELSKKLGSKF
- a CDS encoding 30S ribosomal protein S9, whose product is MKIVNSSGKRKTAIARATIREGKGRIRVNKKPLEIVEPELVRLKMSEPLEFAGSVIPTVDIDVNVHGGGIFGQAGAVRTAIARGLVEWANDTALRDAMAQYDRSLLVNDTRYKLPKKFGGRGARKRRQKSYR
- a CDS encoding DNA-directed RNA polymerase subunit N — protein: MIPVRCFTCGKVISSVWDEYKKRTETEDPGKVLDDLGIERYCCRRMLLTHVELVDLLAPYQ
- a CDS encoding DNA-directed RNA polymerase subunit K — translated: MSEAKLTRYERARVIGARALQISLGAPVLIDVDRKEPIDIALMELEMGVIPITVKRTIKGKQSHKV
- the rpsB gene encoding 30S ribosomal protein S2, coding for MEDVIDIKQDVKQDTGYESIIPQDEYLTAGIHIGTQQKTKEMMRFVYRVRTDGLYVLDIQATDQRIRLAAKLLAKYDPQKILVVSARQYGHYPSEMFAKVIGARAATGRFIPGTMTNPKLHIFIEPDILVVTDPAGDMQAVNEAVNVGIPVIGLCDTNNSTSNVDFVIPTNNKGRKALALIYWLLAKKTLEERGDTITYTVADFEAEI